The following are encoded in a window of Scophthalmus maximus strain ysfricsl-2021 chromosome 2, ASM2237912v1, whole genome shotgun sequence genomic DNA:
- the LOC118301059 gene encoding myb/SANT-like DNA-binding domain-containing protein 2, with translation MAASSTAERSPEISTPLKIPKTEAPSPESEDLSDSNHYQSNPPTPNRFSPLNVGSGAAGRTAASSSNSFTACRGMSWTPSETNALIAVWGNERLTEARMQQLEVAGTVFSGKAPGPAMYERVSRALSELGYERTPSQCRERMKTLRRCYSRVKEHGIGKRKSSYTIEQLEKVFGQGGWDSQSCAPVLINSSGLYQEMESDGSTMEDFSQEDWCNQVLDSAFQEGDMETEEIQVPKNRAVQIQAELSEQTQRRGMLQTVTRILESVELKWEHFQTWTEFSRLHLSNKLAIFGVGYNTRWREDVRYHHAEISSQVPLGKRLREYFNPEKPEGRVIMTKVQKMNWKNVYYKFLDITISEARCLELHMEVDWIRVSQSRAAGCGKGTCHYLLPGDIPKAYGLYAVGYGAAASASHAAQTSAQGYSEDNRSPQCNSENGAPRQADVDGAAQGDRTGAKVTYCYLGIAEDRTIQQSLFQHFQGSSKHHVHSRPSAVTRFLQESCSCEDSSQCLTIYIKFIEVELDFLSAGSLVECLETAVGYPLKYNDKEAA, from the exons ATGGCGGCGTCCAGCACCGCGGAGCGTTCTCCAGAGATCTCGACGCCGCTGAAGATACCGAAGACCGAGGCGCCATCCCCCGAGTCGGAGGACCTGAGCGACAGCAACCACTACCAGTCCAACCCCCCGACGCCCAACCGCTTCTCGCCCCTGAACGTGGGCTCGGGCGCCGCGGGCCGGACGGCGGCCTCATCCTCCAACAGCTTCACGGCGTGCCGCGGGATGTCGTGGACGCCGTCCGAGACGAACGCCCTCATCGCGGTGTGGGGCAACGAGCGGCTGACGGAGGCGCGgatgcagcagctggaggtggCGGGCACCGTGTTCTCCGGCAAGGCCCCCGGCCCCGCCATGTACGAGCGGGTGTCCAGAGCCCTGTCGGAGCTGGGCTACGAGAGGACCCCGTCCCAGTGCCGCGAGAGGATGAAG ACGCTCCGCCGCTGCTACAGCCGCGTGAAGGAGCACGGCATCGGCAAACGGAAGAGCAGCTACACCATcgagcagctggagaaggtgTTCGGTCAGGGGGGCTGGGACTCGCAGAGCTGTGCCCCGGTGCTCATCAACAGCAGCGGCCTCTATCAGGAGATGGAGTCTGACGGCAGCACCATGGAAGACTTCTCCCAGGAGGACTGGTGCAACCAGGTGCTGGACTCGGCTTTCCAAGAGGGGGACATGGAGACGG AGGAAATCCAGGTGCCTAAGAACCGAGCTGTACAGATTCAAGCGGAGCTGTCGGAGCAAACCCA GAGAAGGGGCATGCTGCAGACGGTGACGCGAATCCTCGAGTCCGTGGAGCTGAAATGGGAGCACTTCCAAACGTGGACCGAGTTCTCGCGGCTGCACCTCTCCAACAAGCTGGCCATCTTTGGCGTGGGCTACAACACGCGCTGGCGCGAGGACGTGCGCTACCACCACGCCGAAATCAGCTCGCAGGTGCCGCTGGGCAAGAGGCTTCGCGAGTACTTCAACCCGGAGAAGCCCGAGGGCCGCGTCATCATGACCAAAGTTCAAAAGATGAACTGGAAGAATGTCTACTACAAGTTCCTGGACATCACCATCAGCGAGGCGCGCTGCCTGGAGCTGCACATGGAGGTGGACTGGATCCGCGTGTCCCAGTCCAGGGCAGCGGGCTGCGGCAAAGGCACGTGCCACTACCTCCTTCCCGGGGACATCCCCAAGGCCTACGGACTCTACGCTGTTGGCTACGGGGCAGCGGCGTCCGCCAGCCACGCCGCTCAGACCTCGGCCCAGGGTTACAGCGAGGACAATCGCTCGCCTCAGTGCAATTCAGAAAACGGCGCTCCGAGGCAGGCCGATGTGGACGGGGCAGCGCAGGGTGACAGGACCGGGGCTAAAGTCACTTACTGCTATTTGGGCATAGCTGAGGACAGGACCATACAGCAGAGCCTCTTCCAGCACTTTCAGGGCTCCAGCAAACACCACGTCCACAGCAGGCCCTCGGCCGTGACGCGCTTCCTGCaggagagctgcagctgcgAAGACTCCTCCCAATGTTTGACCATTTACATCAAATTCATAGAGGTGGAGCTGGACTTCCTCTCCGCCGGCTCCCTGGTGGAGTGCCTGGAAACCGCCGTGGGTTATCCCCTCAAATACAACGACAAAGAGGCAGCGTAA